The Lytechinus pictus isolate F3 Inbred chromosome 8, Lp3.0, whole genome shotgun sequence nucleotide sequence taataataaaaataatgataatgttgataatgataataataattatcatcaataataattatcattatgataataatatcaatagtgataaaaataataaaatagtttATCTACCGGGAAATGGTAGCCacttaagtaaaaaaaaaaatgttctaccagTGGGCCTTGAATAacatgatatattattattgcCCTTCTCCAAGCTAAATGCTGAGTGCCTAGCaggaaggcagaaggtcccatttatAAGTACGACTCGGCCGAgtatcgaacccacgacctcccttTCAGAGGCGGACGATGTATCCATTACAGGAATGTCAAATCCTTCTCTCAAAGTCTCGTCAACAAATTCCATTTTCCATGACAGCAGACGCACATATTACTTTAATGAAGCTAAATTTTCATTAACTGCTGATAAGTGTTCATTTAgatgatgttattttctatcTTGGCTCTGTTTTCGTCGACCCGTTGGTGTCGTTGACTTGGCACCCGTTCGACCGCGTTGTGAATCGCGCCCTCTATCGGCATTCCTGTTACTCTTCTTCTTGCCGGTTGTCTTTCCACTGGACAGGCTGAGGTTCTCTTTCGTTGAAAGCCGAGCTGTGTAGATTTAAAGTGAGGAAATTAacgatgaaaataaagaaagttgaTGCTTGTTTGTAATAAATAAAGCTCCTTTTATGTTCAGTAAACACAAAATGATATGTATAAAAACGTTTCCAAGGGCATAGGCTGGAAGAGCACGTCCCCTGTTTGCTTACAACAGCTGATTTTTCcaactttagttccacctccccaataTGTGCACCCCacccccatgctcaaaccagcctacgccctATTGcgtttaaattaaaaaaaaaagaatgtctgTTCGACTGTATGCATGGACTTAAAAGTCGGACTTTGGTATGGAGAATTTCTACGTCAGGCTCTGCTGTTTTGGAGCTGTTGCCCCTGCACAAACGCACGCACACACGTAATAAATCCAGGATCCAagatgttttttatttaatataacatgtaggcctaaaattaaaccttttccttctctgaTGTGCGAGAAACatgcaaaaaatatcaaatccTAATGAGTAGATTTTGTTTCATGGAGGTATGAATTCATAAAGTAAATGAGCATgggcagttgcccccccccccccccccccccgctcgaAATTTCGAAAACTTATATTCTATTGAAAATATGAAGTAGGTTTATGTGACTATAGCCTATATAAGAGtgagaaatgaatgaattatgaattttattttaccTAAAAAGGCAGCATCGATGGCCTCGTTGTCGTTCAGTAAAGGAATGTAATGAGGTTTGGATGATACGTCGTTttctgtgagaaaaaaaaacaaaacaaggaaGATACATTTAAATAATGACAGGGAATATGCGGCATCCACAATGACCAGACCTGaattaatgaaatacataattcagATTCAGAATAATATTTCGAAGGTTTTATGTCTCATAACAATCTTTACAAATTTATGCAAGCTATACAAGCACAAATAATATAGCTTCATAAATATAATGACATAACCATAAGGATTTATCATGTATAATGATTTGCATTATGAACAAAGCAACGATTACAAGATATACGATATTTAAATTGCTATTGGAGATATATTATTTTGCACTTATAACATTGAATGATTATAGTTTAAAGT carries:
- the LOC129266650 gene encoding uncharacterized protein CXorf65 homolog, with translation MFITVKYGEKEEALFNPNCKTMLLLEDIKRRCKCSMGVEVDLSDQEGNIKHLSESPQRYANEVLKERESFVLIKVEKNDVSSKPHYIPLLNDNEAIDAAFLARLSTKENLSLSSGKTTGKKKSNRNADRGRDSQRGRTGAKSTTPTGRRKQSQDRK